The proteins below are encoded in one region of Caulobacter henricii:
- the carA gene encoding glutamine-hydrolyzing carbamoyl-phosphate synthase small subunit, translating to MSKDLLPPPVLLKGVTGILALADGTILQGVGCGAVGDAVGEVCFNTAMTGYQEILTDPSYMAQIVAFTFPHVGNVGTNAEDLEQMSGASETAARGAIFREVPTDSANWRADSDFDGWMKRRGMVGLAGVDTRALTRKIRETGMPHGVIAHSPDGVFDLEALVAKARAWSGLEGLDLAKDASTTQTFTWDEGLWSWPEGYAKLDKPRYEVVVLDYGVKRNILRSLAHVGARATVVPANTSAEDILARNPDGVLLSNGPGDPAATGQYAVPEIQKLVASGKPVFGICLGHQMLALALGARTVKMEQGHHGANHPVKDLTTNKVEIVSMNHGFTVDSDSLPAGVAETHVSLFDGTNAGIALEGKPVFSVQHHPEASPGPTDSLYLFERFAGLMDAAK from the coding sequence ATGTCCAAAGACCTTCTCCCCCCTCCGGTCCTGCTTAAGGGCGTCACTGGTATTCTGGCCCTGGCCGATGGCACGATCCTGCAAGGCGTAGGCTGTGGCGCGGTCGGCGATGCGGTCGGTGAGGTGTGCTTCAACACCGCCATGACCGGCTATCAGGAGATCCTGACCGACCCGTCCTACATGGCCCAGATCGTGGCCTTCACCTTTCCCCATGTCGGCAATGTCGGGACCAATGCCGAAGACCTCGAGCAGATGTCCGGGGCGTCTGAAACCGCTGCCCGGGGCGCGATCTTCCGTGAAGTGCCGACCGATTCTGCCAACTGGCGCGCCGACAGCGATTTCGACGGCTGGATGAAGCGTCGCGGCATGGTCGGACTGGCCGGGGTCGATACCCGCGCCCTGACCCGCAAGATCCGCGAGACCGGCATGCCGCACGGCGTCATCGCCCATTCGCCTGACGGCGTGTTCGACCTTGAGGCCCTGGTCGCCAAGGCCCGGGCCTGGTCCGGCCTGGAAGGCCTGGACCTGGCCAAGGACGCTTCGACCACCCAGACCTTCACTTGGGACGAGGGCCTGTGGTCCTGGCCGGAAGGCTACGCCAAGCTCGACAAGCCCCGGTACGAAGTCGTGGTCCTCGACTACGGCGTCAAGCGCAACATCCTGCGGTCGCTCGCCCATGTCGGGGCCCGCGCCACGGTGGTGCCGGCCAATACCTCGGCCGAGGACATCCTGGCCCGCAATCCCGATGGCGTGCTGCTGTCGAACGGCCCGGGCGACCCGGCTGCGACCGGCCAGTATGCGGTGCCGGAGATCCAGAAGCTGGTCGCCAGCGGCAAGCCGGTGTTCGGCATCTGCCTGGGTCACCAGATGCTGGCCCTGGCCCTGGGGGCCAGGACCGTGAAGATGGAGCAGGGCCATCACGGGGCCAACCACCCGGTCAAGGACCTGACCACTAACAAGGTCGAGATCGTCTCGATGAACCACGGCTTCACAGTCGACAGCGACAGCCTGCCGGCCGGTGTGGCCGAAACCCACGTGTCACTGTTCGACGGCACCAATGCCGGCATCGCCCTGGAGGGCAAGCCGGTGTTCTCGGTGCAGCATCACCCGGAAGCCTCGCCGGGCCCGACCGACAGCCTCTATCTGTTTGAGCGCTTTGCCGGCCTGATGGACGCCGCGAAATAG
- a CDS encoding DUF1272 domain-containing protein yields MLELRPNCECCDCDLPPSSNQARICTFECTFCADCADTRFSGTCPNCGGDLVARPIRPEDKLHRFPASLRRVVKAHSACASLRSPEPGSGWATP; encoded by the coding sequence GTGCTGGAACTGCGCCCCAATTGCGAGTGCTGCGACTGCGACCTGCCGCCCTCCAGCAACCAGGCCCGGATCTGCACCTTCGAATGCACCTTCTGCGCCGACTGCGCTGACACGCGATTCTCCGGAACCTGCCCTAATTGCGGCGGCGATCTGGTCGCTCGCCCCATCCGTCCGGAGGACAAGCTGCACCGTTTCCCGGCCTCCCTGCGCCGGGTCGTCAAGGCTCACTCGGCCTGTGCGAGCCTGCGCTCGCCCGAACCGGGGTCGGGCTGGGCGACACCCTGA
- a CDS encoding alpha-hydroxy-acid oxidizing protein yields the protein MAFGDYQNEIYFGGLMRGVKPTLPVDFKTLEARAQAALPPATLSYVQGGCGDEFTQDHNAEAFKSWGLVPRMMVDCTTRDLSIDLFGIKLPSPVFMAPIGVIGLCAQDGHGDIATARAAAATGVPMVASTLMNDPMEQVAAAMGDTPGFFQLYTPKNRDVAESLVARAEASGFKAIVVTLDTWVTGWRPRDLNEANFPQLRGHALANYMSDPAFRALLAKPPEEDPQAAVAQWGATFGKTLTWADLPWLRSMTKLPLILKGICHPDDARRAIDGGVDGIYCSNHGGRQANGGVAAIDMLPGVVEASGKTPVMFDSGVRSGSDVVKALALGAAAVGIGRPYAYGLALGGVAGVVHVLRSILAEADLLMAVDGYPTLTDLRAAGLVRRP from the coding sequence ATGGCGTTCGGCGACTATCAGAACGAGATCTATTTCGGCGGGCTGATGCGCGGCGTGAAGCCGACTCTGCCGGTCGACTTCAAAACCCTGGAAGCGCGCGCCCAGGCCGCCCTGCCGCCCGCAACCCTGTCCTATGTGCAGGGCGGGTGCGGCGATGAGTTTACCCAGGACCACAATGCCGAGGCCTTCAAGTCGTGGGGTCTGGTCCCGCGGATGATGGTCGACTGCACGACCCGCGATCTGTCGATCGACCTGTTCGGGATCAAGCTGCCCAGCCCGGTCTTCATGGCCCCCATCGGGGTGATCGGCCTCTGCGCCCAGGACGGTCATGGCGATATCGCCACCGCCAGGGCCGCCGCCGCCACCGGTGTGCCGATGGTGGCCTCGACCCTGATGAATGATCCGATGGAGCAGGTCGCCGCCGCGATGGGCGACACCCCCGGCTTCTTCCAGCTCTACACGCCCAAGAACAGGGACGTTGCCGAAAGCCTAGTGGCCCGGGCCGAGGCCTCGGGCTTTAAGGCCATTGTTGTGACCCTCGATACCTGGGTGACCGGCTGGCGACCGCGCGACCTGAATGAGGCCAATTTCCCGCAGCTGCGCGGGCACGCCCTCGCCAACTACATGTCCGACCCCGCCTTCCGCGCCCTGTTGGCCAAGCCGCCGGAGGAAGACCCGCAGGCGGCCGTTGCCCAGTGGGGGGCGACCTTCGGCAAGACCCTGACCTGGGCCGATCTGCCCTGGCTGCGGTCGATGACCAAGTTGCCGCTGATCCTCAAGGGCATCTGTCATCCCGACGACGCCCGCCGGGCCATCGATGGCGGGGTGGACGGGATCTACTGCTCCAACCATGGCGGCCGGCAGGCCAATGGCGGGGTAGCGGCCATAGACATGCTTCCAGGCGTGGTCGAGGCCTCGGGCAAGACACCGGTGATGTTCGATTCCGGGGTGCGGTCAGGCAGTGACGTGGTCAAGGCCCTGGCCCTCGGCGCAGCCGCCGTGGGCATTGGTCGACCCTATGCCTATGGTCTGGCACTGGGAGGCGTGGCCGGGGTCGTGCACGTGCTGCGCAGCATTCTGGCCGAGGCCGATCTGCTGATGGCCGTCGACGGCTATCCCACCCTGACCGACCTGCGGGCGGCGGGGCTGGTCAGGCGTCCCTGA
- a CDS encoding HAD family hydrolase translates to MPAHTVTTVGVDADDTLWHCESLFRLTHQRFVDLLAEHGDAAHIESQLAATEKRNLRLYGYGAKGFTLSMIETAMELTHGEVSTRVIREILAAGREMLTEPVEPLPGVEHALARLSERYRLILITKGDLLHQEQKLASSGLGDLFAAVEIVSEKDAGTYRRVFDRHGTGADQAVMAGNSMRSDILPALEAGSWGALIPYPLVWAHEAAQAPADHPRYVELDAISALPDWIDQISAS, encoded by the coding sequence GTGCCCGCCCATACCGTTACGACCGTCGGCGTCGATGCTGATGACACCCTGTGGCACTGCGAGAGCCTGTTTCGCCTGACCCACCAGAGGTTCGTCGACCTGCTCGCCGAGCATGGCGACGCCGCCCACATCGAGTCCCAGCTGGCGGCCACCGAGAAGCGCAACCTGCGGCTCTATGGCTATGGGGCCAAGGGCTTCACCCTGTCGATGATCGAGACGGCCATGGAGCTGACCCATGGCGAGGTCTCGACCCGGGTGATCCGCGAAATCCTGGCCGCCGGCCGCGAGATGCTGACCGAGCCGGTCGAGCCCCTGCCCGGCGTGGAACACGCCCTGGCCCGGCTGTCCGAGCGCTATCGCCTGATCCTGATCACCAAGGGCGACCTGCTGCACCAGGAGCAGAAGCTGGCCTCGTCGGGGCTGGGTGACCTGTTCGCCGCGGTCGAGATCGTCTCGGAGAAGGATGCCGGTACCTATCGCCGGGTGTTTGACCGCCATGGCACAGGCGCCGACCAGGCAGTGATGGCCGGCAATTCGATGCGGTCAGACATCCTGCCGGCCCTGGAGGCCGGGTCCTGGGGCGCGCTGATCCCCTATCCGCTGGTCTGGGCCCATGAGGCCGCCCAGGCACCGGCCGATCATCCGCGCTATGTCGAGCTGGACGCGATCAGTGCGCTTCCGGACTGGATCGATCAGATTTCCGCCAGCTGA